The DNA window AAAACAAATTGCATGTTTGTTTCTTCTGCACATCATGAATTTTGCAACCCGGTTTGCAGAACTTATGAACACTGAGCCCACTGGGCTGGGGATTTACTGGATAGAAACTATGTACTAAAGAGGACAGTTTTAAAAAGGTGAATCATGCAAGACTCCGGGCACTGTCAGCAGAATGTTTGTGCCTTCTGAATGTTCTTCTTCCACTGAACAATATAGTCACTGGAAAAATCTTACTTTTAGCAGCGCAATAAATAAAATAGCAATAGTAATAAATGAATGTAAGGCAGAAAAGAGGAATCCAGGACTTTCCAGTGTTGGTGTGTGGGAGAATTCCCTTTGCTTCCTcgctgctttggatcgttatttcCACACAAGGAAAAACATGGGGAAAGTACAAAGTCTCAGGACTGCCTGCGTTGGGATTTTTAGACAGTGACAATGATGTTTCTGTGAATTAGAACATTTAAGGCTTTTTCTCCAGACCCTTCACTGTGGTAGTTCTCTCCTGCAACCACTTCagttattatttctattgcagtcgcgcgcatacacacacactccttaaGGAGATatcatttaatatttgtattacagcagcgcCCAGAAgccccaatcaggatcagggcccatttGTACTGGGTGCTGTGTAAACATGTCTGAAAACccagtccttgccccaaggagtttacagttGTGAAGCAATAGGTAATGcaagaaagggaaggaaatggggaTGAGGGTATACAATCAAATGCCATGTGGCTATTCAGGTTTCTCATGCACAGCAGTGCTTCAgcaatttaaatgaaagaaagaaaatagatCTTTTTTACTGTTTAGTTTGACCTTTCACGCCTGTTTTCAGAGTTTAGCAATGCTCTTGCTTTTGGCAATAAGAGGAGGTCATTAGACAGTGACATGAGACGAGAACCGAAATGTACTGCCCTACAAGGAGCTATGCAAGCAATTCTTCCAACTCAAGACAAACCACAaatccatgggggtgggggagttctTTTTACTTAGTTGCCCCTTTGCGCTGCTGGTCTTATCCTGATCTGGGCAAACCCGGGCACAGTGGGGGACTCTGTTAGGATCGGAAGCCTCCGTAAATCCTCCTTCCTGTTCCAGAGGAGTAGGACAGATATAAGAATTATATCCTAATCTCTTGCTTAAGCAGCAGAATGAAGAAATATAAGAGCAATGGCAGGAGGGGGTCCCCTGCAAGCAGCTCAccaggtgaggtgaggtgggggagggggaagggttttTCACAGGAATCTGCATCAGAAGCATCTCTGTAAAGGTCTCCAGTTTAATCTTTTCCCAGCTGTTCACAAAAATGGTGCCAGGTCCTACCCCCTGTCCTGGTAACATGCCAGATGCCAGTTCCATAAATGTACACAGGACTTGACAGAAAAATGTGCCCAGACACACAATTACAATACACTGGACAACAGCTCAGCTGCAGAAAGCCCTGGAGGCATCCTAGCTAAAGAGCTCAATGTGGAAGGTTTTATGAAAGGAGAAGAAAGTTTGGAACACAGGCAGTGAAGAGGCTAGCCCAGGCACTagcttttattttgtttcagCTTTTATTTGGTCCCATACTTTTAAGATGTATCTTCTGGGTTTGAATTAGATATGATGTTTCAGAAGAAACATCACACAGACCCTGGGAGGCAAGTCTCTTTGCAACAGACTGGCAGGGCAAACATTTTTTTATCTGTCCTCTACTTTTGGATGCCTAAGTGTGTGGGCACCCAGCTTGAGACACCGTGGGCCTGATCTTCATAAGTGCTTAACACCTGCAAGCTCCCATTGTGGGTGCTCATCCCTTCATAAAATTAGGCCCGAAGGGTCTCACGATGGGGACACAACAAATGAGGGACCTAAAATCAAAGATCACTTCTGAAAAATTTGGCTCAAGTATCCAGCAAACTCTGTGTCCAGTTTCCACACCGAAGCTTTGAAATAGCAACAAAGATCAGTATTCACAGGCTACTGTGAAGGGCTGCCTTATGAGCTGGCTGCTCTAGTCCTGCCCAGCACTATCTACTACATTGAAATTCACAGTGAATGGACATGCAAATCGGATTTACTCGGCCAGGCCTTCAGTTACATGGATGCAACTCCCATATTCTTTAAGGGCGGCTGACGTGcagaagtgagggcagacatgAGTACACTGTATCCAGAAATATTGGAAAGCCAATTGCTGCTTGGTTATTTAAGCAAAGGGATTTCCCCATTTTCACAATGAGAGAGTTTGGAACAACTTGAAAGCTCATGGCCTTACTGTTCTTTTGGTGGCTTTATCAGCTGGTGAATGTTGGAGCCGGGAGGCACCATCCAGTTGGAGGGCAGTTGAATTCTGCAGAGCCTTTCCTTCCCTGAGGAGGAAGAGAATTAAAGTAGGTTGCAACACCACTGAACGACTTCACTGCCCAGGCTGTGCTTCTCCTGGAAATGTATGGTGTATTGGAGACACTGCATTCCTCTAGTGACCTAGGTCATAATGTGTGAAACCAGATTCAATATCTTGATGTTCTAGGGCAGAGAAGTGTGGTTCACTAGTTAGAGCCAGACCCTGTTCTGTGCTGTGAATTGTTAGAGGGAGCTGATTGAGGACTACAATGATAGAGAACTGTGCTGCACTAAGTGGAGCACACATAGGCTTTGACACTCTTGGGAACTGAAGAATTTGCTTCTTAGATTGAAGGGTATGTTGAACTGGTTGTTCATTATAGACTTCACTGCAGCTATGAGAACCAGATCCCAGTAGCTTTGCATCAGGCTTTCTTTGCACTGTGACTTAAAAATTAACACAAGTCTTTCCTGTAATTACTCATTGTCAGTACTTTATTAACAATATATTTAAAATCTGAAATAACAGACTAGCATTTTGCAAGCAGTAGTACTTCTCATTCTCTACAAGAAACAAATTTGCATAAATAATTTACATGAGAAAATAAATATGTAACTTACTCTTTGAAACAATAGCTTTCACATTTAGATTCTGGGTCCACTTAAAATAGTTGCAAAATCTACCAAAGTTTTAAAATCACATCTTAGAAGATTTTTATGTCAACTCTACAAAGAAAATAAGAACAGCAAGGAATTATTTTCCATCCAAATTTTGGATTATGTGATACTACGGTTTGCAGTCCTAAAGCATATGTACAGCATTTGAATATTAACTTTCCAATAATACCCTTTAATGTAAAAACACAAACACATGTGGGAATGGTGTGAAGCTATTTAAAAGGAAAGACACTGTCAAACTGAACTGCACATAGCCAAGGCTTCTCAGAAGGAATTCACTGGTTTTCAAATTAGCATAGGCTCACTCTAATATGGAACCAGCACCTTACCCTCTGAACCTGCCATGCCCAGTCCAGCAAAACAGAGCATATGGTCAGATGATCCAGACTTTGCAGAACAGAGAACATAAGAAGCTGACATCTCAGCTTTGATGCTAACGTTAATTTGCTTTTGGAAGAGTAAGGCAAATACTCAGTATCCTTCCTATTGGCCCTCACTGTAAATTATTCAGTTGTGTTAGAAGTAGTTTGAAAAACTCTAGGAAAAATCTGTATGGCCCTCCATATATCTGTTTAAAAGATGAACATCATAGAGTtatggggtttgggaggggcctCCATGTGGCCATCTGCCTCACTCTCCAGCAACTGAGCAGGATTGGTTTCAATATCCCAAAGTCATTTCTGATGGTGTCAAATCTCAAACTTAAATCTGTTGAGTCTTGTACTATAAGAGTAAAGATATGGAATGGCTCAGATTCACATTTATACTTGCACTTTGGGATCACAAATTTCATGTTTGACTCATGTTTCTCCTCATTTGAGGCAATTACTTGGGCATGCAGAAATCTGGCAGGACTTTATTCTCTTTCACTAAAACATTTGAATGTCCTTAGTCTGCTGTTGCTACTTCCTAAAACTCAGACAAAGCTTTCTGACTCTTCTCCTGTTGTTTCCCTACTCTCGTTCTTGTCCTGCCTGAAGTGGTTTTGAGAGGGCTTTCAAGGCTCTGTTCAGACAAAATAAGGATAATGACCTCTTGCAAAGTGTAATATATGGAACAGTCACCATAATACCTTTGCTTCCTCTGCCTTCCTTAGTGTGCACACCACAAAACCCCATGCAAATTCCCAGGCTAACTCTCCTTTCAGATTGAATTTAGGTGCTGCTCCCACCAGCTCAATTTCTCTCTTTCATCAGACCACAGCTGCTAGAATCTGATAGGTTTTGACTATGCGAGCCCTTGACCTAGCGTTGCAGGAGGAATGGGATTCCACTGCATTCAGAACCCTACTCTGTGGCCTCTCTGTCTCTGCCATTTGATGAAATGCAAAATATCCAGAGCTGTTGGGCGGTACCTCTCAGAAGGAACCTTCTAATAGGCATTTTCTAGTTCAGGCTGGTTGGATTTGCTGCCCCTTGCTCTGGAGAGACGAGGCTTCTTGTTTTTCTGAGGCCTGATGGTTTCCTTCCCGAAGTCCTTCAGCTCAGACTGGTTGTGGTAGCGAGTGTAGCGCTTGCATTTACATGCAGTGACAGCTCGGATTTTGTAAGTCCGAGTCTCTTCTTGGGGGCAGGCCAGCTGGATGCGCTGAGTGCGAGCGTGTGCGGGAATGCAGCGGTAATCCAGGGCATTCTGGCGCCACCACTTTCCTCTGCCAATAGAGTtagggaggaggtgggaggggaaacactGGCCTGAGCAGACCAGCTCCTTTATGGGCTTGAAGCTGCGGCAGGGCCCATCAATGACATACCGTGTGTAGCGCAACTCTCTGCAGCTGAAATCTGAGGCATctgcaaagaaaaaacaaactagTTACAGGCATCTCCATCCCTTCTTGTTCATTGTGCCTCTAGCCTCATGCTGCAGCTGAAATCCAGCTCCAGGACCTTTAAACCAGCACATTTTTATCCAAAATTGTGCTAATAAAGCCACCAAAGAGATGGTTAGAGTCAATCGAGCATCACCTAGAAATTTCAGGTACAGTTCTCTCCTACACAGGAAGCTGAACAccaggcaggagagaggctggtaTTGGCATAAAGAAGCATCTGTTTATCATTCAGAAATTGAACAATAAGAGCTGGCTCTGCACCAAACCCTGCATCCAAACACCCCAGTACTACAGTGGATATTGCAGCTCAGTATTTGTATAAACAAGAGATTAAAACCTGCAGGGCAGGTAGGAAAAAGGCATATCAGGTGCTACATGGGAAAACATGTGTGCTAAAAAGGAAGCAAAGAGGATGTGCGGGAAGCTGAGGCAGGAATCAGAACAGCCCTAAGCACTGACCTCTCAGGGCAGAAATAAAGATGTTTAAGGGTTAAATTTTGCTAATTTCCACCTGCGTGATTCTGGAGTAACACCACTGGAGTCACTGCGGGTGAGCTGCAGGAGGGCAATAGAGGACCAACAAACTCAGATTCTGCCCCTTCATGACACCTGTGGGCTAAAAACCTTCTCTCAATTATATTAGTTTAAATCCATTGATCTCAGTTGCTCACTTTGGATTTAAACTGGAGTAAGCAAGAGCAAAACCTGGTCCAAAGTTTTGgtgaaaatcaaaataaaaattcttATAGCCAAATTCTGCCTGCACTTCTGCCACTCCACCCTTACTTAGCCGGCCTGCACAGGTGTGAACAAGTGCAGACTTTGTCCCCTCTATTTTCTGTAAAGGGCCATGGATCCCTGCAAAGGTTTCTGCCCAGCATCAGACATGTTACAGGGCTCCTTGTTCTGATCTCCAGAGTCCCTTGTAGTGTCACATGATGAATAACAAGAACAATAAGGAAACTAGCAGATGGGAACTGTGACTAAGGATGGAGTTCCCACCTCTCGGAGAACCCATTAATTCACCACTTATTTGGCATTCCTGACCTCCCACTCTCTGTTCTAATCCCACATTATCCATGTCATTTCCTTCGGTCAGACAGAGGCATCTTCTGCCAAATTAGAAACCTTACCAGGCTTTTGCTTGTGCTTTAATAGATTGCCAGAGGCAAGGGACACAGTAGAAAATATGAGATTTTTGCTCTAAGGATTTAGAAAAGCTCCTTTCATAGGCAAAGAACTTTCCAGTTAAATAATTGATGCTGCAGATGCATTTATCATTAGCAAGGGGAAGAGCACTATCTCCATGAGGGTTTCTTTCTGTCTTTGTTCAACCAATGTGCTTAGCTACATGTTTGGAATATAAGCAGCTTGATTGTGAAGACTGTTTAGCAAATAAGGGCTTGAACTTCATGTATCTCAACACACTTATTCCTCTAGTCTAAGCAAAAGAAATACATGGAGCACAGACGAGAATTTAATTATGACAAAAACCTACAAAGGTGGAAAGCCAAAGAGAAGGCAGTTGTCATCTCTTCTTGCTGTGAAAAAGGCACATCTCTGCTAAGGCCACCAAAGGAGACTAGTAGCTTTAATTCTGAATTCCTTAGCGGTGTAATGTTTTTTAGATTCACATTTCTCTCAGTGAATTGTTGAGGATTTCCCTCTATGCTACAGAACCAGCATGTTTTTTAACCCAGCAGAGATCTGCTTTCTGGATATACGGTATGTCTAGTCATTCAGACTTAGGCCCCCAACCCTGTAAACACTTGCAcaagcttaactttaaacacatgagtaGTTGGGAGGAGGCTAGAGTCATGCAAATATAGATTTTACAGCTTCATATTTTAGCAATTCTAAAGTCTGCATTTACCAGATTAAACATTTTTTGGTCTAGTATTGTAGTTAACATGCTGATCCTGAGACCCTGTATGATTTAGTGAGACAGGTTAATCAGATATTTTATACTCACACATTTCCTGAGCATTTAAGAAATTGAGTTTTGACTCAGGTAGTCTTAATGTTTCAGACTCTGGCCTTTTATGCCAGCTCAGCAGTGGGGCACATACATACTGCTATATTAGACACCTTAGCACATGCCTCAGACATGTGCTGCTTCGGTCGACACACATCCTTCTGTGTTACATGCACGCTGACCCCACATGATGCCATATCGGCGCTAGTCTCAGTAGCCTCATTTCTGGTAGGGACAACATCTATTGCACTGTGGCTCTGATTACTACCCCTACCCTACTCCACTAAAGACACTGATGCAGCTATACAAGTGCATGGCATTCCTCGAGAGAACCCCAAGTCTCTTTGAGGGATCATGAAATAAAAATCCCCCCTCAGAGTCTTAAGTGTTCCTATAGGTGGCAGGAAGGCAGACTGCACAATTCTAAGATAGTGAGAGACACTCCCAAAAGTCAAACTTTCTTCCCAACAGCAAGACAAATTCCTCCCTTGAAGATACTGGATCTGCTAAGTGGTCTGCTGCTAGGGAGGGCAGCCAGTGCTGGGCCTGGGCAGGAGCATTCCATGGGACTgtggccgggaggggctgggaggagggaatTGTGCCCTCTCATGATGCTGGGATGTTATTAAAACCTTTGAATTTGACCCCactcagaaaaagaaaaggggtgcttgtgtttttaaaaatatttttctggccCCATGTTTGTGATAAGTTTGggggtctcagtccagtttctgAACCAGCACATACCACCATCCCAGAGAACCCTCAGAGACAGCATGATTTAGTCCCCTTCCTGAGAGCCTGAGCACAGAGGCCAGGGACTGAATGGACCCTGACTGGAGACTTAATTCCCTTCGCACCTTTAATCTCCCCTAGAGGAGGAGTCCTTCAAAGTGAGGCGTGTGAGGCACAGTGGATGTGGGAATTCTGCCCTCCATCTGCTCTGGCACTAAACACATTTCAATCTGTAGGGATCAATCTGGCACCTTTTGCCAGCACGGAATTCACTTTTAAACTCTTTTTTTTCTTGGCAGTGCTGGTGGCAACTCCCCTGACcattctcttccccttccccagcccaagCACTTGCGTTTCTGAGCCATTGGTGCTGTCGGATCCTTAGCCGAATGCCCTGGTACCATGCTGAGCTTCTTTCGGGATGCCTCCTGATATTGTTGGTTCTGTTTAAAGTATCAGTCCAAGTTGCCGCTCTACAGAACAGAGAGCCCCCAGAAGAATAAATGCTCCTCCCACTGATCACATTCAGTTGTGGATTAACTTTGTGAAAGCTTTAAACAGCTAATAACAGGGTTATGTTGCCTACTGGAGTCTGCCCATGAGACACTAAGAGCAGCACCTTTCTCTAGCACAGTTCAGCGCAATCAAACATCTGAGCTAACAACCATCATTAGAGTGTTCCTCTAAGAATATTTAACAATGCTCTCATTAtcacctccttccccagcccttgTCCTGTTCTGTTCTCAAAGGAAGACGGGCTCCCCCAGATACCTGCTCACCATGTTTACAGCATGAGGACAGCAGTAAATCATGTCAGTCAATAATATTACTGGGTGGTCTTGCTATGGTAAAAATATCTTTTGCCCAGGCCAATTCAGTGTCGCACATCGCCACATTGCAGCTGCTCTGATTATAGCTCCTTAGCTATTTAGATGGATTTATTTCTGATAATTTTACATTGCTAAACTCCACCTGCAGTTGTAAAAAAGCCACTAGAACTTCTGTAACAGAACAGACATTGAGATACTACTATGCAGTGGGCCACATAAGTACCAATAGATAATTAAGTAGATGTGAAATTGTTAGATCTAGATAACATCTTATTTCCCTGATGGATAATAACCATTATTACTTGTCTCTGTTTAAGAAACGACATGGCAAACACTGGGAAGGGTAAACAGGAGATTGACTTTGTTATCACTACAGCATTAGTTCTACAGCACTTTATCAAGTGTTAGTTCATCACTATATGCTCATGCAGGTAACAGAAACCCCCACAGGAAGTTGTTAGGTTCTGAGGCTGTAatataacatttatttttcttaccATTCGGATCCAGAGACGGCTGTGGCTGTCTTCCCCCGTGTTTTGCCTGGTTCATtgtgttgttgttgctgttagTCTGCTCCACTGGTGTTTCTGTATTTTCAGGGATCTCAGGGATGATTTCTGTAGCATCATTTTTAAACACTTGCCACCCTTCTACTGAGCGTACAGCAATTTGGATTAGGACACAGATAGAGCACAGAGCCCAAGAGATCTGCATAGTGGCAGCCCAGAGATTAACCTTTCAGCACTCTCACAGTCTCAAATCCCAGGCAAAGGCAAATTATTCTCCTTTTTTAAATCCCTCTTAGAACCAAGCAGCCAATGACTTCACAAAGTGGGAAGGGCTAGACAACTCATTCATCCCAGATCTGTCTCTGTGACATGGGGAGGCGGGATGGTTTCTCCAAAACATTCTACAACTTTTATCCACACACTTAAAAACTTGTCCCTTGCTTCATTCTTCTGCCAGGCACCAGTGTCGACTGATAGCCATATCTGCAGGGAGACTCATCAGTCTGCAGCTCATCCCAGGCCGAACAAATATTTTCACAATTAAAAAATGCTTCTCCTTGCATGTTTGTTTCTTTGGCTTCTGGTTTCCCCACCATTTTAAGATGAGGTTTCCTAATAACTTCTCCTAGAATAGTGTGACTGTGCTTCTTCTGTTTTTTAAGCTATACAATAAACAAACATCAGAGGGAAGGAGCCAGATGCTACACACTGTGCAGCTTGATGGGATGTTTCTCTCTCGTCGCATTTGCCTTTGGGTTGATTGCACATTTTTAGACACGCTGCCCTTTGTTACTGGCACTTATCACCATGAGAGGGTGGCTGACTTTTAGATACAAGAGTGTGGGTAAACTGTGGTTTAAAAGCCATGGTTGCTCTGTGTATAAGAGATGATGAATGATCTtctggttaaggcacaggactgagACGCAGGACAACTGTGTTCAAACCCCAGCTCTGGTACAGATTTCTTGTGTGATGTTAGGTGAGTCACATCATCTCTaagcctcagttctccatctgcgAGCTGCGGACAATCATACTTCCCTATTGTATGGGGTGATGTAAGGAGACACATGTTAATGTTTGAGAGGTGCTTAGCTACGGGAATGAGGCACCATGAGcatttagaaagagctgtgtggggaaggcTAGTTGTGTTGCATCCTGCACTGTTCCAGAATTTGTTCCCGGACCAACTCAGCCTTATGAAACTATTTCATTTATAACAGATGCAAAGGGTATAACTGAACTACAGAGTGTCAACAGCAACCTCCATTATCCAACTGCATTACCTTTTGTCCTACCTACCCAACAGCCGAAACAGGtgggtctgtctgtctctccctaCCTACTTAGGACTCATCACTTAGGACTTGAATTCCATTCTGACAGTCCTACCAGCCTAACAAGGAAAACAGGTGTTGCTGAAGTTAATACATCAAATATTtgggacaaattcatccctggtgtaacctCACTGAAAAGAATGGAGTCATGACAGGATGAATTggaaaggacacacacacacacacacacacatgtacgtGTATAGGTCAGGTTTCACCGTGGTAATAAGGTGGATGGGTTTTAAACAATGTGCCCCTGGTACATGATGGTCCATTTCTGATTCAGTGGCACCTGCCATATATTGTGGAAATATCTCTTTAGTCTCTTTCTCACCCAAAGTTATGCAGTTTTACAAGTCTCACTCAGAGAATCTTCCCTTCCCAAATATCCCTTTGAGAATCTAAGAGCAGTAGTTTCTGATGTTTCATGTAATCACTCTTCCTTAATATCTCCTTCCCCCTTCCACCACCACTCTGTTTCCCTTCTATTTATGTGGACGGATGCCACATAGTTTTCCTTGTTTCCTTCATGCATGAAGCTTTTTGTGCAGAGTTTATCAGCAAACCATTCATTGATAAGAAGTGTCGCCAACCAATTCTATTTGAATTGTTGCATAAACATTCCTGCACTATTGTTTCCTTTCCCTCTATAAACACATAATCTGCTCGgatttgctttcattaataacttCCTCTAATATTCAAAGCAATGACTGCTAAACCCTGAGATTCACATCCACTCCAAGCACTGAGCCATTTCAAAGGCAGGTGTTTTTCCAGAAACCATTTTCCCTCAGGATAATGCAGGTTGTAGATGTGCAGGTGCAGATGGATTCTGCACAACAGACAAGTTGGCTACAACTTACTTTATGCAGCCGACAAAGtgggatattcacccacgaaagctcatgctccaaaacgtctgttagtctataaggtgccacaggactctttgctgcttttacagatccagactaacacggctacccctctgataacttACTTTAGACATCATAATACCTCCCATTTGTATAGCCCATTTTgttctgaaggatcccaaagcactgcaGACACACTGTGTGATGAGTTACTTCACCTACCACCACTAGACTGGAATGTTGCAAAAGAATTAGGTAAATGCATGGAGGATAGGTGCatagatggctattagccaagttgactaaggacacaaccccatgctccaggagTCCCTAAAccactgactgccagaaactgtgATTGGAGGACAGGAAATGAATAACTCGATAAATTACTctgttctgatcattccctctgaagcatctggcaccagccactgtctgaagacaggacactgggctagatggatcattagtctgacccagtctggccattttCATGTTTGAGTGCACTGCCCAGCCATGTTACACACTGGATTAGACTTGTAGGAAAGACAGTTCCTGTATCCAGGAACATTTTATATAACTATGGGGCCATGGCAAGATACATTCTACATAAGAGCCTACTCTTGCCAAAAGAACCATGTGATTTGTGATTGATCCACACAAGAGCAAAAGTTTGGCATCATATTTCATCTGAATATTGCCACCTTCAGCAGTAAAGCCCCCTATAGCACCAGCCTGGGACACAAATTCAGTATCGACTTAGAGGAAAGAGCGCCACTTACTTAATTCCCAGTCATACTTTCAGCAGTCCCCAGGACGTCTCTGACCCGAGTACTAACCCAGTCCACCTATACTTGGCTTAGGCGCTCTGATTGGATCATAGTCATGGCAGCATGCACAGAAGATGGATGGACTGGGCAGGAACTGTGCAGAGCACCAAAGAGAGTTAATACTGATAATTACAGAGGAGTTTCCACTCACTCATCACTCTATTTAACTGTCTCCAGAATTGCACATTTCTATATAGTGAGGGTGCCTGCCTGATAGCATGTAGCATGGCAaagtgtctgcacagagaatatTTCACAGGATGGTACTACCATTGT is part of the Mauremys reevesii isolate NIE-2019 linkage group 27, ASM1616193v1, whole genome shotgun sequence genome and encodes:
- the SOST gene encoding sclerostin, with amino-acid sequence MQISWALCSICVLIQIAVRSVEGWQVFKNDATEIIPEIPENTETPVEQTNSNNNTMNQAKHGGRQPQPSLDPNDASDFSCRELRYTRYVIDGPCRSFKPIKELVCSGQCFPSHLLPNSIGRGKWWRQNALDYRCIPAHARTQRIQLACPQEETRTYKIRAVTACKCKRYTRYHNQSELKDFGKETIRPQKNKKPRLSRARGSKSNQPELENAY